Proteins co-encoded in one Sulfurimonas sp. HSL1-2 genomic window:
- a CDS encoding Spy/CpxP family protein refolding chaperone, producing the protein MKPFAKMALIAAAALAITTTSASACSGQSGMQGMHGSSDNKMHIARKVVDAVSQTGLSTAQTQAVTDAINTFKAKMMTRKAAKTFPIDAFGDSAFDAKQFKAFQQKQFDAKMDAMTELFNSIYATLTPEQRPVFKRAFTAPMVKKMIRQNMIKGGMKGGGMKNSGAKNGGMKNSGMKCGGMKCGGMSR; encoded by the coding sequence ATGAAACCTTTCGCAAAAATGGCCCTTATCGCGGCCGCAGCCCTCGCCATCACTACCACCTCGGCTTCCGCATGCAGCGGGCAGAGCGGCATGCAGGGAATGCACGGCAGCAGCGACAACAAAATGCACATTGCCCGCAAAGTCGTTGACGCCGTCAGCCAGACGGGGCTCAGTACCGCGCAGACCCAGGCCGTCACCGACGCCATCAACACCTTCAAGGCGAAGATGATGACGCGCAAAGCGGCCAAAACGTTCCCGATCGACGCCTTCGGCGACAGTGCCTTCGATGCCAAACAGTTCAAAGCGTTCCAGCAGAAGCAGTTTGATGCGAAGATGGACGCCATGACCGAACTCTTTAACAGCATCTACGCCACCCTGACCCCGGAGCAGCGCCCCGTGTTCAAACGCGCCTTTACCGCCCCGATGGTCAAAAAGATGATCAGGCAGAACATGATCAAAGGCGGCATGAAGGGCGGCGGGATGAAGAACAGCGGTGCGAAGAACGGCGGCATGAAGAACAGCGGCATGAAATGCGGGGGGATGAAGTGCGGCGGCATGTCGCGCTGA
- a CDS encoding AraC family transcriptional regulator — MKKETLRHHAHVVNDALYYIYRHIDSPITLEVLAERNRTSVYHFHRIFKEVTGRNFYDTLQSIRLQKAANLLIVNKKEKVSAIAQQCGYSTHSAFIRAFRQRYSLTPTQWREGGYLDFSKENIRYSDNAPRITSDFTGLKPEIVKMPAIRVAYIRHRGYNRSIADVWRRLYAYAVEHGLESARQIGLHHDNPSIVPLNECAYVAAIEIPETFEVTGSVSSFVIPPSLCARFTMQGRYGEVPNLIRHIYHTWLPESGFEAKTLPPYVVYRRNHFLERDERFDLDFYLPISVI, encoded by the coding sequence ATGAAGAAAGAGACGCTGCGCCACCACGCTCACGTGGTCAATGATGCGCTGTATTACATCTACCGCCATATCGACTCGCCGATCACCCTGGAGGTGCTTGCAGAGCGCAACCGTACGAGCGTGTACCATTTCCACCGGATCTTCAAGGAGGTGACGGGGCGGAACTTCTACGATACCCTGCAGTCCATCCGGCTGCAGAAGGCGGCCAACCTGCTGATTGTCAACAAGAAAGAGAAGGTGTCGGCGATCGCGCAGCAGTGCGGCTACAGCACGCATTCGGCGTTTATCCGCGCCTTCAGGCAGCGCTACAGCCTCACCCCGACGCAGTGGCGCGAAGGGGGCTACCTCGATTTTTCAAAGGAGAACATCCGCTACTCGGACAACGCGCCGCGGATAACGTCGGATTTTACCGGGCTGAAACCGGAGATTGTCAAGATGCCCGCCATCCGTGTCGCCTACATCCGTCACCGGGGCTACAACCGCTCCATTGCCGACGTCTGGCGGCGGCTCTATGCGTACGCGGTCGAACACGGCCTGGAGTCTGCCCGGCAGATCGGGCTCCACCACGACAACCCCTCGATCGTGCCGCTGAACGAATGCGCCTACGTCGCGGCCATCGAGATCCCCGAGACGTTCGAAGTGACGGGTAGCGTCTCCAGCTTCGTCATCCCGCCGTCGCTGTGCGCACGCTTTACGATGCAGGGGCGCTACGGCGAGGTACCGAACCTGATCCGCCACATCTACCATACGTGGCTGCCGGAGAGCGGGTTCGAGGCGAAGACCCTTCCGCCCTACGTCGTCTACCGCCGGAACCATTTTCTTGAACGCGATGAACGTTTCGACCTGGACTTCTACCTGCCCATCAGTGTGATCTGA
- a CDS encoding PLP-dependent aminotransferase family protein — protein MKRQFIREILDVITADTISFAGGLPDADLFPIDAFKVAADRVLSDPASLQYSRSQGYAPLREKIAQRYTDAGFETRADEILITTGSQQAINLIALSMLPFGVTVELPAYLGALGAFRLAKTKTDGVALEHDGIAMTPFRRSIARTGAAYLIPDFQNPTGLRYSDAKRNAATKALLDADALLIEDAPYSELYFDHASRPISAAMPERSFHLGSFSKILAPGLRVGWVRASEANLRRLIIVKEAIDLHTSTLDQRLIDAFWDAEGLDRHLSTLRIHYRAKKNALAGALRTQLPDFIFDEPHGGMFLYGRLPGYDTRMLVNRCLEHGVAFVPGSEFYPGTPALDELRLNFTHTDPAQMHRGVRLMAEAYREQVVSKITGLVKATA, from the coding sequence ATGAAACGCCAATTTATCCGGGAGATCCTGGATGTTATCACCGCGGACACCATTTCATTCGCCGGCGGGCTTCCCGACGCCGACCTCTTCCCGATCGACGCATTCAAAGTCGCGGCAGACAGGGTCCTGTCCGATCCCGCTTCGTTGCAGTATTCGCGTTCGCAGGGCTACGCCCCCCTGCGCGAAAAGATCGCGCAGCGCTATACCGACGCGGGTTTCGAAACCCGTGCGGACGAGATCCTCATCACCACCGGTTCCCAGCAGGCCATCAATCTCATCGCCCTGAGCATGCTTCCCTTCGGGGTCACCGTCGAGCTGCCCGCCTATCTCGGTGCGCTCGGCGCGTTCCGTCTGGCGAAGACGAAAACCGATGGGGTCGCCCTGGAACACGACGGTATCGCGATGACACCGTTCAGACGCAGCATCGCCAGGACGGGGGCGGCCTACCTGATCCCGGACTTCCAGAACCCGACGGGGCTGCGCTACAGCGACGCCAAACGCAATGCCGCTACCAAAGCGCTGCTGGACGCGGATGCTCTGCTGATCGAAGACGCCCCCTACAGCGAGCTCTATTTCGACCATGCCTCCCGGCCCATCAGCGCGGCGATGCCCGAACGCAGCTTCCACCTGGGCTCCTTTTCCAAGATCCTGGCCCCCGGCCTGAGGGTCGGATGGGTCCGGGCCAGCGAGGCGAACCTGCGCCGGCTGATCATTGTCAAAGAGGCGATCGACCTGCATACGTCGACGCTGGACCAGCGCCTGATCGACGCGTTTTGGGACGCCGAGGGGCTTGACCGCCACCTCTCAACCCTCCGCATCCACTACCGGGCCAAGAAAAATGCACTCGCCGGCGCACTGCGGACGCAGCTTCCCGATTTCATTTTCGACGAGCCCCACGGCGGCATGTTCCTCTACGGAAGGCTGCCCGGCTACGATACGAGAATGCTGGTCAACCGCTGCCTGGAGCACGGGGTCGCTTTCGTTCCCGGCAGCGAGTTCTACCCGGGAACGCCTGCGCTCGACGAGCTCCGGCTCAACTTCACCCACACCGACCCCGCGCAGATGCACCGCGGTGTACGCCTGATGGCCGAAGCCTACCGCGAACAGGTCGTTTCCAAAATCACGGGACTTGTAAAAGCCACCGCGTAA
- a CDS encoding ATP-binding protein, with translation MIAWKTTKAAVFRRRTGTLKPIAEVEAVPLEGLIKIDRQKQALVENTENFLAGRFANNVLLWGSRGTGKSSLVKALLQAYFEEGLRIVEFFKEDLSYLPEVIDELRDEPYRFILYLDDLTFGETDLSYTYLKSAMEGSIESAPENVRVYATSNRRHLVPEYMSDNAGTTVRDGELHYGDSVEEKISLADRFGLWLSFYQGTQDDYLAMVEHYFKGVEVERETLMREALRFAAGRASRSGRTAKQFYLHFMQQLGR, from the coding sequence ATGATTGCGTGGAAGACGACCAAGGCTGCTGTATTCAGACGGCGCACGGGGACCCTCAAACCCATCGCCGAAGTGGAGGCGGTGCCGCTGGAGGGGCTGATCAAAATCGACCGCCAGAAGCAGGCGCTGGTCGAGAACACGGAGAACTTCCTGGCGGGGCGCTTCGCGAACAACGTGCTGCTCTGGGGGAGCCGCGGGACGGGGAAGTCCTCGCTGGTCAAGGCACTGCTGCAGGCCTACTTTGAGGAGGGGCTGCGGATCGTTGAGTTTTTCAAGGAGGATCTCTCCTACCTGCCGGAGGTGATCGACGAGCTGCGCGACGAGCCCTACCGCTTCATCCTCTACCTCGACGATCTCACGTTCGGAGAGACGGACCTCTCCTACACCTACCTCAAAAGCGCGATGGAGGGTTCCATCGAGAGCGCACCGGAAAACGTCCGGGTCTACGCCACCTCGAACCGCCGCCACCTCGTCCCCGAATACATGAGCGACAATGCCGGTACGACAGTCAGGGACGGCGAGCTGCATTACGGCGACAGTGTCGAGGAGAAGATCTCGCTGGCGGACCGTTTCGGGCTCTGGCTCTCTTTTTACCAGGGAACGCAGGACGATTACCTGGCCATGGTGGAACACTATTTCAAAGGGGTCGAGGTCGAGCGGGAGACACTGATGCGCGAAGCGCTGCGCTTCGCGGCCGGGCGGGCGTCGCGCAGCGGACGGACGGCCAAGCAGTTCTACCTGCATTTCATGCAGCAGCTCGGGCGCTGA
- a CDS encoding TIGR01777 family oxidoreductase codes for MRIAMGGATGFVGKHLRRRFEAEGWAVVPLGRSDLALPAEALAEKLIGADVIINIAGAPVDRRWSRRYKALLVSSRVGTTERLVEAIGLLEVKPSLYIGGSAVGIYPSKKWHDELSEEYAYTFLSELCRQWEAAATEVKAYGVRTVIFRLGIVLGNGGMLSRMLPAFRLGLGGVVGDGKQYLSWIHIGDLCEAFARAISDTQMRGIYNLVAPRVSTNKELTEALGTRLHRPTFMRLPYWFLRLVFGEGAQVIAGGQWAVPRRLLDAGFTFRFEHLGDALDNLLAKRKD; via the coding sequence ATGAGAATTGCCATGGGCGGTGCCACCGGGTTTGTCGGGAAACACCTGCGGAGACGATTTGAAGCGGAGGGGTGGGCGGTCGTGCCGCTCGGCCGCAGCGACCTCGCGCTCCCGGCCGAGGCGCTGGCCGAGAAGCTCATCGGCGCCGATGTCATCATCAATATCGCCGGGGCCCCCGTCGACCGCCGCTGGAGCCGCCGTTACAAAGCGCTGCTCGTCTCCAGCCGCGTCGGCACGACGGAACGCCTCGTCGAGGCGATCGGCCTGCTGGAGGTCAAACCCTCGCTCTATATCGGCGGTTCCGCCGTCGGTATCTATCCGTCGAAAAAGTGGCATGACGAACTGAGCGAGGAATATGCCTACACCTTCCTGAGCGAACTCTGCCGCCAGTGGGAAGCCGCCGCGACGGAAGTCAAAGCCTACGGTGTACGAACGGTCATCTTCCGCCTGGGCATCGTCCTGGGCAACGGGGGGATGCTTTCGCGGATGCTGCCCGCCTTCCGGCTCGGCCTCGGCGGGGTGGTCGGCGACGGGAAGCAGTACCTCTCCTGGATCCACATCGGCGACCTCTGCGAAGCCTTTGCCCGCGCCATTTCCGATACCCAAATGCGGGGGATCTACAACCTCGTCGCGCCCCGGGTTTCGACCAACAAGGAACTTACCGAGGCACTGGGAACACGGCTGCACCGCCCCACCTTCATGCGGCTGCCCTACTGGTTCCTGCGCCTCGTTTTCGGCGAAGGGGCACAGGTGATCGCCGGCGGGCAGTGGGCCGTACCGCGCCGCCTGCTCGATGCCGGTTTCACCTTCCGCTTTGAACACCTCGGCGACGCCCTGGACAATCTGCTTGCAAAACGGAAGGATTGA